Proteins from a single region of Streptomyces sp. Tu 3180:
- a CDS encoding DUF3105 domain-containing protein — translation MGSAKKSSAARTARIEEMRRAEQARERRNRILVVAASVVVVAGLVAGGVVLVQSQSDDGDGAAGDAKAAGRFVTDKDGVRKWEGTLGRNHVTKSVTYPVAPPVGGDHNPVWMNCNGDVYTDEINNTNAVHSLEHGAVWVTYNDRADKADVDALAAKVKKTPYTLMSPVDGQKDPIMLTAWGHQRTVTGADDPAVDAFLEKFVQGEQTPEPGAACTNGLSG, via the coding sequence ATGGGCTCCGCCAAGAAGAGCAGCGCGGCACGCACGGCGCGCATAGAGGAGATGCGACGCGCCGAGCAGGCCCGCGAGCGCCGCAACCGGATCCTCGTCGTCGCCGCCAGCGTGGTGGTCGTCGCCGGACTCGTCGCCGGCGGTGTGGTCCTGGTCCAGTCCCAGTCGGACGACGGTGACGGCGCGGCGGGCGACGCGAAGGCCGCCGGCCGCTTCGTCACGGACAAGGACGGCGTGCGGAAGTGGGAGGGGACGCTGGGCCGCAACCACGTCACCAAGTCGGTGACGTACCCGGTCGCTCCCCCGGTCGGCGGTGACCACAACCCGGTCTGGATGAACTGCAACGGGGACGTCTACACCGACGAGATCAACAACACCAACGCCGTCCACTCGCTGGAGCACGGCGCGGTGTGGGTGACGTACAACGACCGGGCCGACAAGGCGGACGTCGACGCCCTCGCGGCGAAGGTGAAGAAGACGCCGTACACCCTGATGAGCCCGGTGGACGGCCAGAAGGACCCGATCATGCTCACGGCCTGGGGGCACCAGCGCACGGTGACCGGGGCGGACGACCCCGCCGTCGACGCGTTCCTCGAGAAGTTCGTCCAGGGCGAGCAGACCCCCGAGCCGGGTGCCGCCTGCACCAACGGGCTGAGCGGATGA
- a CDS encoding NAD+ synthase, with amino-acid sequence MPQLRLALNQIDSRVGDLAGNAETIVRWTRHSAEQGAHLVAFPEMALTGYPVEDLALRSSFVEASRAALRSLAARLAEEGFGELPVVVGYLDRSATAQPKYGQPAGAPQNAAAVLYGGEVVLSFAKHHLPNYGVFDEFRYFVPGDTMPVVRVHGVDVALAICEDLWQDGGRVPAARSAGAGLLLSINASPYERDKDDTRLELVRKRAQEAGCTTAYLAMMGGQDDLVFDGDSIVVDRDGEVVTRAPQFAEECLVVDLDLPAAAADAPAGVVDDGLRIDRVVLSGTPLPAYEPELPGGYAQRLDDDEEVYSALVVGLRAYVVKNGFRSVLIGLSGGIDSALVAAIACDAVGPENVYGVSMPSKYSSEHSKGDAAELARRTGLNFRTVAIEPMFDAYMGALGLTGLAEENLQSRLRGTLLMAISNQEGHIVLAPGNKSELAVGYSTLYGDSVGAYGPIKDVYKTSVFRLARWRNRAAAERGETPPIPENSISKPPSAELRPGQVDTDSLPDYPVLDAILELYVDRDRGADEIVAAGFDRELVAKTLRMVDRAEYKRRQYPPGTKISPKGFGKDRRLPITNGWREQAPAAD; translated from the coding sequence GTGCCTCAACTACGTCTCGCCCTGAATCAGATCGACTCGCGCGTCGGTGACCTCGCCGGCAACGCCGAAACGATTGTCCGCTGGACCCGGCACTCCGCCGAACAGGGAGCCCACCTGGTGGCGTTCCCGGAGATGGCGCTGACCGGGTATCCCGTCGAGGACCTCGCCCTCAGGTCGTCCTTCGTGGAGGCCTCCCGGGCGGCCCTGCGCTCGCTCGCCGCGCGGCTCGCCGAGGAGGGCTTCGGGGAGCTGCCGGTGGTCGTCGGCTACCTCGACCGCAGCGCGACCGCCCAGCCCAAGTACGGACAGCCGGCGGGAGCGCCGCAGAACGCCGCGGCCGTGCTGTACGGCGGCGAGGTGGTGCTGAGCTTCGCCAAGCACCACCTGCCGAACTACGGGGTCTTCGACGAGTTCCGCTACTTCGTGCCGGGCGACACCATGCCGGTGGTGCGGGTGCACGGGGTCGACGTCGCCCTCGCCATCTGCGAGGACCTGTGGCAGGACGGGGGGCGGGTGCCCGCGGCCCGGTCCGCCGGGGCCGGGCTGCTCCTGTCGATCAACGCCTCGCCGTACGAGCGCGACAAGGACGACACCCGGCTGGAGCTCGTGCGCAAGCGGGCGCAGGAGGCCGGGTGCACGACCGCCTACCTCGCGATGATGGGCGGGCAGGACGACCTCGTCTTCGACGGCGACTCGATCGTCGTCGACCGCGACGGCGAGGTCGTGACGCGTGCGCCGCAGTTCGCCGAGGAGTGCCTCGTGGTCGACCTCGACCTGCCCGCGGCGGCCGCGGACGCGCCGGCGGGGGTCGTCGACGACGGGTTGCGGATCGACCGGGTCGTGCTGTCCGGGACGCCGCTGCCCGCGTACGAGCCGGAGCTGCCCGGCGGGTACGCGCAGCGGCTCGACGACGACGAGGAGGTGTACTCCGCGCTGGTCGTCGGGTTGCGGGCGTACGTCGTGAAGAACGGGTTCCGGTCCGTGCTGATCGGGCTGTCCGGGGGCATCGACTCGGCGCTGGTGGCCGCGATCGCGTGTGACGCGGTGGGGCCGGAGAACGTGTACGGCGTGTCGATGCCGTCGAAGTACTCGTCCGAGCACTCCAAGGGCGACGCGGCCGAGCTGGCGCGGCGGACGGGGCTGAACTTCCGGACGGTGGCGATCGAGCCGATGTTCGACGCGTACATGGGGGCGCTGGGGCTGACGGGCCTCGCGGAGGAGAACCTCCAGTCCCGGCTGCGGGGGACGCTGCTCATGGCGATCTCCAACCAGGAGGGACACATCGTGCTGGCGCCCGGCAACAAGTCGGAGCTGGCGGTGGGCTACTCGACGCTGTACGGCGACTCCGTGGGGGCGTACGGGCCCATCAAGGACGTGTACAAGACGTCGGTGTTCCGGCTCGCGCGGTGGCGGAACCGGGCGGCGGCGGAGCGGGGGGAGACGCCGCCGATCCCGGAGAACTCGATCAGCAAGCCGCCGAGCGCCGAGCTGCGGCCGGGGCAGGTCGACACGGACTCGCTGCCGGACTATCCGGTGCTGGACGCGATCCTGGAGCTGTACGTGGACCGGGACCGGGGGGCGGACGAGATCGTCGCGGCCGGGTTCGACCGGGAGCTCGTGGCGAAGACGCTGCGGATGGTGGACCGGGCGGAGTACAAGCGGCGGCAGTACCCGCCGGGGACGAAGATCTCCCCGAAGGGGTTCGGGAAGGACCGGCGGCTGCCGATCACCAATGGCTGGCGGGAGCAGGCGCCCGCGGCGGACTGA
- the glnA gene encoding type I glutamate--ammonia ligase, with product MDKQQEFVLRTLEERDIRFVRLWFTDVLGFLKSVAVAPAELEQAFDEGIGFDGSAIEGFARVYESDMIAKPDPSTFQILPWRAEAPGTARMFCDILMPDGSPSFADPRYVLKRALARTSDLGFTFYTHPEIEFFLLKDKPVDGTRPTPADNSGYFDHTPQNVGMDFRRQAITMLESMGISVEFSHHEGAPGQQEIDLRYADALSTADNVMTFRLVMKQVALEQGVQATFMPKPFSEYPGSGMHTHLSLFEGDRNAFYESGAEYQLSKVGRSFIAGLLRHAAEISAVTNQWVNSYKRIWGGAERTAGAGGEAPSYICWGHNNRSALVRVPMYKPGKTGSARVEVRSLDSGANPYLAYAVLLAAGLKGIEEGYELPPGAEDDVWALSDAERRALGIEPLPQNLGEALTLMERSDLVAETLGEHVFDFFLRNKKQEWEEYRSEVTAFELRKNLPVL from the coding sequence ATGGACAAGCAGCAGGAGTTCGTGCTCCGGACGTTGGAGGAGCGCGACATCCGGTTCGTGCGCCTGTGGTTCACCGACGTGCTGGGCTTCCTGAAGTCCGTGGCCGTCGCCCCGGCCGAGCTGGAGCAGGCGTTCGACGAGGGCATCGGCTTCGACGGCTCCGCCATCGAGGGCTTCGCCCGGGTGTACGAGTCCGACATGATCGCCAAGCCGGACCCGTCGACCTTCCAGATCCTGCCCTGGCGGGCGGAGGCCCCCGGCACGGCCCGCATGTTCTGCGACATCCTCATGCCGGACGGCTCCCCGTCCTTCGCCGATCCGCGCTACGTCCTCAAGCGCGCCCTGGCCCGCACCTCCGACCTGGGCTTCACCTTCTACACCCACCCGGAGATCGAGTTCTTCCTGCTGAAGGACAAGCCGGTCGACGGCACCCGCCCGACCCCGGCGGACAACTCCGGCTACTTCGACCACACCCCGCAGAACGTCGGCATGGACTTCCGCCGCCAGGCGATCACCATGCTGGAGTCGATGGGCATCTCGGTGGAGTTCTCCCACCACGAGGGCGCCCCCGGCCAGCAGGAGATCGACCTCCGCTACGCCGACGCGCTCTCCACGGCCGACAACGTCATGACGTTCCGGCTGGTGATGAAGCAGGTGGCGCTGGAGCAGGGCGTGCAGGCGACCTTCATGCCCAAGCCCTTCTCCGAGTACCCGGGCTCCGGCATGCACACCCACCTCTCCCTCTTCGAGGGCGACCGGAACGCCTTCTACGAGTCCGGCGCCGAGTACCAGCTCTCCAAGGTCGGCCGTTCCTTCATCGCGGGCCTGCTGCGGCACGCGGCGGAGATCTCCGCGGTCACCAACCAGTGGGTCAACTCCTACAAGCGCATCTGGGGCGGAGCGGAACGCACGGCCGGCGCGGGCGGCGAGGCGCCCTCCTACATCTGCTGGGGCCACAACAACCGCTCGGCCCTGGTCCGCGTCCCGATGTACAAGCCCGGCAAGACCGGCTCGGCCCGTGTGGAGGTCCGCTCCCTCGACTCCGGCGCCAACCCGTACCTGGCCTACGCCGTCCTGCTGGCCGCCGGCCTCAAGGGCATAGAGGAGGGCTACGAACTCCCGCCGGGTGCCGAGGACGACGTCTGGGCCCTCTCGGACGCCGAGCGCCGTGCCCTGGGCATCGAGCCCCTGCCCCAGAACCTGGGCGAGGCCCTGACGCTGATGGAGCGCAGCGACCTGGTCGCCGAGACCCTCGGCGAGCACGTCTTCGACTTCTTCCTGCGCAACAAGAAGCAGGAGTGGGAGGAGTACCGCTCCGAGGTCACCGCGTTCGAGCTGCGGAAGAACCTGCCGGTGCTGTAA
- a CDS encoding DUF305 domain-containing protein gives MRQAGLIAGAAATVLVAAGAISYAVAGDEGSDRPPSAGSADAGFARDMAVHHQQAVEMSYIVRDRTDDEEVRRLAYDIAQTQANQRGMLLGWLDLWELPKVSADPPMTWMGMGDAASGKDGALMPGMATNAEMKRLGTLSGKQAEVFYLQLMTDHHKGGVHMAQGCVRACEVRVEKRLARGMVEAQESEIALMAEMLEERGAAPRP, from the coding sequence ATGAGGCAGGCCGGACTGATCGCGGGGGCCGCGGCGACCGTGCTCGTCGCGGCCGGCGCGATCAGCTACGCGGTCGCCGGGGACGAGGGGTCGGACCGGCCCCCCTCCGCCGGGTCCGCGGACGCCGGGTTCGCCCGGGACATGGCCGTGCACCATCAGCAGGCCGTCGAGATGTCGTACATCGTGCGGGACCGGACGGACGACGAGGAGGTCCGGCGGCTCGCCTACGACATCGCCCAGACGCAGGCCAACCAGCGGGGCATGCTGCTGGGCTGGCTCGACCTGTGGGAGCTGCCGAAGGTGTCCGCCGATCCGCCGATGACGTGGATGGGCATGGGGGACGCGGCCTCCGGCAAGGACGGGGCGTTGATGCCGGGGATGGCGACCAACGCCGAGATGAAGCGGCTGGGGACCCTGAGCGGGAAGCAGGCGGAGGTCTTCTACCTCCAGCTCATGACGGACCATCACAAGGGCGGGGTCCACATGGCTCAGGGGTGTGTCCGCGCGTGCGAGGTCCGGGTGGAGAAGCGGCTCGCCCGGGGCATGGTGGAGGCGCAGGAGTCGGAGATCGCGCTGATGGCGGAGATGCTGGAGGAGCGGGGGGCGGCGCCCCGGCCCTAG
- a CDS encoding Rrf2 family transcriptional regulator → MRLLRSTDLALRVLMRLAVAGDSRPTTRDVAAAMDVPYTHAAKVVAELQHRGLLTARRGRGGGLSLTEEGRGASVGALVRSFEGEDDVVECEGGSSVAPCPLRSDCRLRGALRRAQEAFFASLDPITVADIAADPTGPLLLGIPRAR, encoded by the coding sequence ATGCGGCTGCTGCGCTCCACCGACCTGGCCCTGCGGGTCCTCATGCGCCTCGCCGTGGCCGGCGACTCCCGTCCGACGACGCGTGACGTCGCGGCGGCCATGGACGTGCCGTACACCCACGCCGCGAAGGTCGTCGCGGAACTCCAGCACAGGGGGCTGCTCACCGCCCGGCGCGGCCGCGGCGGCGGGCTGTCCCTCACGGAGGAGGGCCGTGGTGCCTCCGTGGGCGCCCTGGTCCGCTCCTTCGAGGGCGAGGACGACGTCGTCGAGTGCGAGGGCGGCTCCTCCGTCGCCCCCTGCCCGCTGCGCTCGGACTGCCGCCTGCGCGGCGCCCTGCGCCGGGCCCAGGAGGCCTTCTTCGCCTCGCTGGACCCGATCACGGTGGCGGACATCGCCGCGGACCCCACGGGCCCGCTCCTGCTCGGCATCCCGCGGGCCCGCTAG
- a CDS encoding DUF397 domain-containing protein: MNRKGSGGVDVDPVWFRSSYSDSSNPNDCVEVAIASGSVHVRDSKAPDGPRLTLTTAAWSRFVARAGETAVP, encoded by the coding sequence ATGAACCGCAAGGGCTCGGGCGGAGTCGACGTCGATCCGGTCTGGTTCAGGAGCAGTTACAGCGACAGCAGCAATCCCAACGACTGCGTCGAGGTCGCCATAGCCTCCGGCTCGGTCCACGTCCGGGACTCCAAGGCCCCCGACGGCCCCCGTCTCACCCTCACGACGGCCGCGTGGAGCCGCTTCGTCGCGCGGGCGGGCGAGACGGCCGTCCCCTGA
- a CDS encoding globin domain-containing protein, with the protein MLSEQSAAVVRATLPAVGASLGEITERFYAGMFAARPELLRDLFNRGNQAAGTQRRALAGSIAAFATHLLENPDQRPDAMLGRIAHKHASLGITPDQYAIVHEHLFAAIAGVLGEAVTPEVAAAWDEVYWLMANALTAIEKRLYEERGGHQWRTWEVVERITETADVVTFRLRPADGGPVRAFRAGQYVSVRVALADGARQIRQYSLSGAPGPDERQFSVKRVHEEPAPEGEVSHHLHARVRVGDVLELSEAYGDLVVDADADTPLLLASAGIGVTPITAMLAHLADSGHRAPVTVVHGDRSPADHALRADHEAFAAKLPDSAVHFWYEQDAPEGAGTGYVDLARVPVAPGTHAYLCGPLPFMRAVREQLIGKGVAPADIHYEVFGPDLWLAR; encoded by the coding sequence ATGCTGTCCGAGCAGTCCGCCGCCGTCGTCCGCGCCACCCTTCCCGCCGTCGGCGCATCCCTCGGCGAGATCACCGAGCGCTTCTACGCCGGGATGTTCGCCGCCCGCCCCGAGCTGCTGCGGGACCTGTTCAACCGCGGCAACCAGGCCGCCGGCACCCAGCGCCGGGCCCTCGCGGGGTCGATCGCGGCCTTCGCCACGCACCTGCTGGAAAACCCGGACCAGCGGCCCGACGCGATGCTGGGGCGCATCGCCCACAAGCACGCCTCCCTCGGCATCACCCCGGACCAGTACGCGATCGTCCACGAGCACCTGTTCGCCGCCATCGCCGGCGTCCTGGGCGAGGCCGTCACCCCCGAGGTCGCCGCCGCCTGGGACGAGGTCTACTGGCTGATGGCGAACGCCCTGACCGCCATCGAGAAGCGGCTGTACGAGGAGCGCGGCGGGCACCAGTGGCGGACCTGGGAGGTCGTCGAGCGGATCACCGAGACCGCCGACGTCGTGACCTTCCGGCTGCGCCCGGCCGACGGCGGCCCGGTGCGCGCCTTCCGCGCGGGGCAGTACGTCTCCGTCCGCGTCGCCCTCGCGGACGGCGCCCGGCAGATACGGCAGTACAGCCTCTCCGGGGCACCCGGCCCCGACGAGCGGCAGTTCAGCGTCAAGCGCGTGCACGAGGAACCGGCCCCCGAGGGCGAGGTGTCCCACCACCTGCACGCCCGCGTGCGGGTCGGTGACGTCCTGGAGCTGTCCGAGGCCTACGGCGACCTGGTCGTCGACGCCGACGCGGACACCCCGCTGCTGCTGGCCTCCGCCGGGATCGGCGTGACCCCGATCACCGCGATGCTGGCGCACCTCGCCGACAGCGGGCACCGCGCCCCGGTCACCGTCGTGCACGGCGACCGCTCCCCCGCCGACCACGCCCTGCGCGCGGACCACGAGGCGTTCGCGGCCAAGCTGCCGGACTCGGCCGTGCACTTCTGGTACGAGCAGGACGCCCCCGAGGGCGCCGGCACCGGTTATGTCGACCTCGCGCGGGTGCCGGTCGCGCCGGGCACGCACGCGTACCTGTGCGGTCCGCTGCCGTTCATGCGGGCGGTGCGCGAGCAGCTGATCGGCAAGGGCGTGGCGCCGGCCGACATCCACTACGAGGTGTTCGGCCCCGACCTGTGGCTGGCCAGGTAG
- a CDS encoding polysaccharide lyase family 1 protein has protein sequence MRRAVALRLSAALATGALAAAGTVALSAPEAEAAATGATGYATQNGGTTGGAGGQTVRATTGTAIHQALCSRASSSTPITIQVEGTINHGNTAKVSGSSCNTAAGVIELKQISNVTIVGVGGGAVFDQLGIHIRESSNIIIQNVTVRNVKKSGSPTSNGGDAIGMESGVRNVWVDHVTLEASGGESEGFDGLFDMKDNTQYVTLSYSTLRNSGRGGLIGSSESDTSNGYVTFHHNLYENIDSRTPLLRGGIAHIYNNHYKSLNESGINSRAGARARVDNNYFEDSKDVLGTFYTDAAGYWQVNGNIFDNVTWSGRGEDNNPAGPNPQSNTTVSIPYSYSLDAANCVPSVVSQTAGANKGLKVSDGSCTPQNPSPTPTDPTPTPTDPTPTPTDPTPPSGTNLSLGAGADGSSKADGTSYGNVRDGNMSTYWSPAGSTGSVSVKWGSATTVSKASIREAAGSEGTIGSWRLVNHDTGAVLTSGSGAGVVSFPRTSLSKITLQITGANGTPKVAEFETYAQ, from the coding sequence ATGAGACGAGCAGTCGCCCTGCGACTTTCCGCGGCACTGGCCACGGGGGCCCTTGCGGCCGCGGGCACCGTGGCGCTGTCGGCGCCCGAGGCGGAGGCCGCGGCCACCGGCGCCACCGGCTACGCGACCCAGAACGGCGGGACCACCGGCGGCGCGGGCGGCCAGACGGTGCGCGCCACCACGGGAACCGCGATCCACCAGGCCCTGTGCAGCCGGGCCAGCAGCAGCACCCCGATCACCATCCAGGTCGAGGGGACGATCAACCACGGCAACACCGCCAAGGTGTCGGGCAGCAGCTGCAACACCGCGGCCGGCGTGATCGAGCTCAAGCAGATCAGCAACGTCACGATCGTCGGGGTCGGCGGCGGCGCCGTCTTCGACCAACTGGGCATCCACATCCGGGAGTCCAGCAACATCATCATCCAGAACGTGACCGTGCGGAACGTCAAGAAGTCGGGCTCGCCCACGTCCAACGGCGGCGACGCCATCGGCATGGAGAGCGGCGTCCGCAACGTCTGGGTCGACCACGTCACCCTGGAGGCGTCGGGCGGGGAGTCGGAGGGCTTCGACGGCCTCTTCGACATGAAGGACAACACCCAGTACGTGACCCTGTCCTACAGCACCCTGCGCAACTCCGGCCGCGGCGGCCTCATCGGCTCCAGCGAGAGCGACACCTCGAACGGGTACGTGACGTTCCACCACAACCTGTACGAGAACATCGACTCCCGCACGCCCCTGCTGCGCGGCGGCATCGCCCACATCTACAACAACCACTACAAGAGCCTCAACGAGTCCGGCATCAACTCCCGTGCCGGGGCCCGCGCCAGGGTGGACAACAACTACTTCGAGGACTCCAAGGACGTCCTGGGCACCTTCTACACCGACGCGGCCGGCTACTGGCAGGTCAACGGCAACATCTTCGACAACGTGACCTGGTCCGGCCGGGGCGAGGACAACAACCCGGCCGGCCCGAACCCGCAGTCCAACACCACGGTCTCCATCCCGTACTCCTACAGCCTCGACGCGGCCAACTGCGTCCCGAGCGTCGTCAGCCAGACGGCGGGCGCCAACAAGGGCCTGAAGGTGTCGGACGGCAGCTGCACGCCGCAGAACCCGAGTCCGACGCCGACCGACCCGACGCCGACCCCGACCGATCCCACGCCGACGCCGACCGACCCGACCCCGCCCAGCGGGACGAACCTCAGCCTCGGAGCCGGCGCCGACGGTTCCAGCAAGGCCGACGGGACGAGCTACGGCAACGTGCGGGACGGGAACATGAGCACCTACTGGTCACCGGCCGGCTCGACCGGCTCGGTCTCGGTCAAGTGGGGCTCCGCCACCACCGTGTCCAAGGCCAGCATCCGTGAGGCGGCGGGCTCCGAGGGCACCATCGGCTCCTGGCGGCTCGTCAACCACGACACCGGCGCCGTCCTGACCTCCGGCAGCGGGGCGGGCGTCGTCAGCTTCCCCCGGACCTCGCTGTCGAAGATCACCCTCCAGATCACCGGCGCGAACGGCACCCCGAAGGTCGCCGAGTTCGAGACCTACGCCCAGTGA